One genomic segment of Sminthopsis crassicaudata isolate SCR6 chromosome 4, ASM4859323v1, whole genome shotgun sequence includes these proteins:
- the GNG5 gene encoding guanine nucleotide-binding protein G(I)/G(S)/G(O) subunit gamma-5: protein MSSSSNVVAMRKVVQQLRIEASLHRVKVSQAAADLKQFCLQNAQNDPLLTGVSSSTNPFRPQKVCSFL from the exons ATGTCCAGCAGCTCCAACGTCGTCGCCATGAGGAAGGTGGTGCAGCAGCTCCGGATCGAGGCCAGCCTCCACCGGGTGAAG GTTTCTCAGGCTGCTGCGGACCTGAAACAGTTTTGCCTGCAAAATGCCCAGAATGATCCCCTGTTGACTGGGGTGTCTTCCAGCACTAATCCTTTCCGACCCCAGAAAGTCTGTTCATTCCTGTAG